A part of Chanos chanos chromosome 9, fChaCha1.1, whole genome shotgun sequence genomic DNA contains:
- the mc3r gene encoding melanocortin receptor 3, which yields MGEPVNGTVTTASGAGVSNSSATPGLCEQVQIQAEVFLALGIVSLLENILVISAVMKNKNLHSPMYFFLCSLAAADMLVSVSNSLETIFIAVLNSRLLRVSDRFIQLMDNVFDSMICISLVASICNLLAIAVDRYVTIFYALRYHSIVTVRRAIAAISGIWLACIVCGIVFIVYSESKMVIVCLITMFFTMLALMATLYVHMFLLARLHIQRIAALPPAAAIAAGHVVPRQRTCMKGAVTITILLGVFVCCWAPFFLHLILLVTCPHHPVCVCYMSHFTTYLVLIMCNSVIDPIIYAFRSLEMRKTFKEILCCFGSSCQASL from the coding sequence ATGGGAGAACCAGTTAACGGAACTGTGACAACAGCTTCAGGGGCAGGGGTGTCTAACAGCAGTGCTACGCCAGGGCTATGCGAGCAGGTACAAATCCAAGCGGAGGTGTTCCTAGCCCTGGGTATCGTCAGTCTGCTGGAAAACATTTTGGTCATCTCAGCGGTGATGAAGAATAAAAACCTACACTCCCccatgtacttttttttatgcAGTTTAGCAGCAGCAGACATGCTGGTGAGCGTCTCCAACTCACTGGAAACAATTTTCATCGCAGTGCTCAACAGTCGGCTCTTGAGGGTAAGCGACCGTTTTATCCAGCTGATGGATAATGTTTTTGACTCCATGATCTGCATCTCTCTGGTGGCTTCCATCTGCAACCTGTTAGCTATTGCAGTCGACCGGTACGTCACCATCTTTTACGCCCTGCGTTACCACAGCATCGTGACGGTGCGTCGGGCAATCGCAGCGATCAGCGGGATCTGGTTGGCTTGCATTGTTTGTGGCATCGTTTTTATCGTCTACTCAGAAAGTAAGATGGTCATCGTGTGTCTCATTACCATGTTCTTTACAATGCTGGCGCTGATGGCCACTCTTTACGTACACATGTTTCTGCTCGCCCGACTCCACATCCAGCGCATTGCCGCCCTGCCCCCGGCGGCCGCCATCGCCGCTGGCCACGTGGTGCCACGGCAACGCACCTGTATGAAGGGGGCAGTGACCATCACCATCCTcctgggagtgtttgtgtgctgctgGGCACcttttttccttcatctcatCCTGTTGGTGACATGTCCGCATCATCCAGTCTGCGTCTGCTACATGTCTCACTTCACCACTTACCTGGTGCTCATCATGTGCAACTCTGTCATCGATCCCATTATCTACGCCTTTCGCAGTCTGGAGATGAGAAAGACCTTCAAGGAGATCCTTTGCTGCTTTGGTTCCAGTTGCCAGGCGTCACTTTGA